A window of Ignatzschineria indica genomic DNA:
CCGAGATGAGACCATCAATAGTCTTATTACTCGATTGGGGGCTGATGAAGGGCAGGCGCGCCGGGTTGCTATCAGCAGTCTCAAATTAGCAAAGATGTTGAAGAATCGAGAAGGGGAGAAGATCACCCTCAATGAGGAGGCGCTCCGTTACCTTAAGTGGGCCTCTTATCTTCATGAGATCGGTTTGTCGATCTCCCATCATCGTCACTTTCGTCACTCTGCCTATCTTGTTGAGCATGCCGATTTAGATGGTTTTAGTAAGCAGGATCAGCGAATTTTAGCCACTATTATTCGCAATCATCAACGAAAAATAGATCTTGATGACTTTACTGGCCTTCCCGAATATCTATTGAAGGTGACACTTCTGCTGCGTGTTTCGGTCCTCTTTAATCGCGGTCGTTATTTACAAGAATCACCGACGGTAGAGATTATTGTGTCAGATAAGGAGATAGAACTCCATTTTGAGGAGAATTGGTTAAAAGAGCATCCCCTCTTTCAAGAAGATCTCTCAAGTGAGCGACGCTTCTTGCGTCAAGCGGGCATTGATCTTACCTGGTAGTGAGCGCACTTTTAAAGATGTTAGCGATATTAGCTCTGTTGGAATTTTAAAGAGTTCAAAGACTTTAAAGACTTTAAAGAATTTAAAGATGTTAAAGGGCTTCCCGATATTTAAATCGAGAAGCCTTTTCTTTCGACTATCTATTTTTGATGATGAAATCGGGATAAATTTTGGATGCTTCAATATAGGGTTTGGGATCACGCCCTCGAAGAAAGCCCCAATCTGCTTTGAGCAGGGTTTTACATCCTGCTTCATTTCCACCTAAGATATCGGTATGGAGTGTATCTCCCACCATTAAGATGCGATTTGCCTCAAATGCTCCAACCACCTCTTCAATTTTATTAAAAGCGGCTCTATAGCTATTCTGGAACGGTTTGCCACAATAGGTGATCTCAAGATCAGGAATCATCTTAAGAAGTTCAATCGCGTAATAACCCGGCTCCACTGAAAATGAGGTCTCTAGCGGTGCGCTAATATCAGGATTCCCAATGATCACTGGACGTCGACGCTTAATGAGAGAGATGGTGAGAAGATCTTGCCATTTTTGATTCCAATAGCTCGTTGCAAGAAAGATAAAGCCATCCACACGATCGATATTTTCTTTTGAGAGAAGTACAGTATTTGCCGGCATTCGCTCAATAAAGGCACCATCGCCCACAATCACACCCCAAGTGCCACCGGCACGTGTTAATTCAAAGTGGGGAAGTTCAAGCTCTACAGCATCTCGAGAGGAGATAATGTGGGATGCCGGAATATCATATCCTAAAGGGGGATACATTTTAGCTCGCACATCGGTGGGATAAGATGCACCATTTGTGAGGATAAAAGCCTCTTTTCCTTCACTCTGTAAGGCTTTGATAGTATCGGGCATGTGAGGAACGGCAGTGCCTCCCACGTTGAGTACTCCAAAACCATCGAGTAACAAGATATCAAACTGCTCTTTGATCGCAAGAAGGGAGTCGACTTGCTCCGCTGCTTTGATGGGAGCATCACTTTCAGGAAAGAGTCGGTCATGATTGTAATGAGTATCATAGAGTGACCAAACTTTATCAAAATCAAGCATTTTACACCTTTATTGCAAGAAGTCGGGTTGTCAAAAAATTAGAGCTCTACCATATCATACCTTTATGGCAATGTTTTAACATGTTGTTTTAAGTGATTAGCAGATAATTATTTGAGATCATATTGGTTGGAAATCCTCTTTAAATTATATTTTAATTTTCACTATCCTTTTCCTCAAAAAGCAGAGTAAACTATGGCTATTATCAGCTACCTTGAGGTTTTTGTGCGCCGTTATAATCTTCTTGTAATTAAACTTTTTGCAAGTTATGTGATTCCTACTGTGCTTGCGATGTTTATTAGTGGAACCTATCAGATAGTTGATGGTTTCTTTGTAGGACATTTTATCGGTGTTGATGGGTTAGCTGCTGTCAATATTGGTTGGTCATATATCACCCTCCTCTTGGGATTTGGTTTTTTAGTTGGGGTCGGGATCGGAAGCCTCTACTCTATTGCCAAGGGGGAAGAGGAGGATCAAAAAGCCCGTAAAATATTGGGGCAAGCTCTTTTTCTACAATTTG
This region includes:
- a CDS encoding HAD-IIA family hydrolase, with translation MLDFDKVWSLYDTHYNHDRLFPESDAPIKAAEQVDSLLAIKEQFDILLLDGFGVLNVGGTAVPHMPDTIKALQSEGKEAFILTNGASYPTDVRAKMYPPLGYDIPASHIISSRDAVELELPHFELTRAGGTWGVIVGDGAFIERMPANTVLLSKENIDRVDGFIFLATSYWNQKWQDLLTISLIKRRRPVIIGNPDISAPLETSFSVEPGYYAIELLKMIPDLEITYCGKPFQNSYRAAFNKIEEVVGAFEANRILMVGDTLHTDILGGNEAGCKTLLKADWGFLRGRDPKPYIEASKIYPDFIIKNR